Part of the Micromonospora rhizosphaerae genome is shown below.
CCCGGCCAGGCGGCGAGCAGCACCTCCCGGGGGACCTGCCGGCCGGCGTAGCGCAGGGCGAGGGCGACCACGACGATGTCGTCGAGCGGGCCGATGACCGGCAGGAACTCGGGGATGAGGTCGATCGGGCTGGCCAACCAGAGCCCGGCGAAGACGATGGCGATCTTCGCCCGGCGCGGGACCCGCGGGTCCTTTCGCAGCCGACGCACGGTGGTGAGGCAGTCGGGGATGAACGCGGCCAGGTCGCGCAGGATGCCCGGGGGCAGCCGCCGGGCCAGCAGCACCAGCAGCGCCCAGCTGGCGATCAGACAGGCCAGCGCCACGCCGAGCCCGATCAGCCAGTCGCGCACGCCGGTGGTCCCTCCTGACGCCGGTACGGGCCGTCGCCGGCGACCCCACCGAGGAATGTACGCCGGGTCACCGCCGGCTGCCGGGCACGAGGGGCGGGGAATTCCCCGGCCACCGCGCGCGCTGAACCCGACCGCAGGCAGCGGATACGGTGGGTGCGGGAGGTGTCGAGGGTGACGACTGGCTGGGAGGCGACCGTCGAGGCGCAGATCCGTTCGGCTCAGGAGCGCGGCGAGTTCGACGGCCTGCCCGGGGCGGGCAAGCCGATCCCCGGCCGGGACCTGCCGTACGACGAGTCCTGGTGGATCAAGAGCTTCCTGGAGCGGGAGGCGCTCCCCACCGACCTGCTGCTGCCGACCCCGCTGCAGCTGCGCCGCCGCATCGAGCAGCTCCCCGACGAGGTGCGCGACCTGCCCACCGAGGAGTCGGTGCGAACGTTCGTCGCCGAGCTCAACGCGCAGATCGTGGCCTGGCTGCGTACCCCGACCGGGCCGCGGGTGGTGGTCCGCCCGGTCAACGCCGACGACACCGTACGCAGGTGGCGCGCGGATCGGGAGCGGACGGCGGCGGAACGGGTCGCGGCGGCGGCCGTGGAACCGGCAACCGCCCCGCCGAAGGCCCGCCGCCGCTGGCGTCTGCCGTGGCGGCGCGGCCGCTGAAGGTTTCCCTGCCGGCTGGGCGAGCACTTTCCGTTCACTGAATCGCCGCCCGCCAGCTCCAGCTGGTGCGCCGTGGACGGTCGCCGAGTTCGGCGCGGCCGGTCATCCAGAGCAACACCTCCGGAGCGTTCCCGGCCGGGTCGCCGGGGAAGAGCCGGCGCAGCACCCCGGCGGACAGCCGCGCGGGTGGTTGCCAGGAGAGGCCGAGCCCCCGGGTGATGTCGTACGTGTGCAGCAGGGTCTCGGCGACGCCCATCGCGGCGAATCCGCCGGGGTCGCAGGGCCCCCAGTGCCAGGCGCGGACCTGTGGATCGGCGGTGTCGACGGCGGCGGAGAGCAGTCCCGCGCACGCGGCGACGACCGCCAGGACCTCCGCGGGCCTCGCGTCGTCGCGTACCCGCAGGTCGAAGGGGAGGTAGCGGGCGGCGGGGCGGCCGGTCACCTGGCCGGCGTAGGCCAGCAGGTCGTGCGCCACATGAGCGGCGGTGGTCCAGCAGGACCACTCCAGGCCCCCGGCCGGCACCGCCCAGTCCCGGTCGGTGACCGGACCGAGCACCCGCGCCATCTCGTCGACCGCGGCCCGCACGTCCGCCCCGGACATCCCCGTCATGCGGCCCAACCCTGCCAGCAATCCCGCCAGGCGTCGATCCGGGGAATTATCAGATAACCGTTACTGGTAATCCGATAGCTAAGAGCGGGGGGACAGAACGGACATAGCGCCGCTACATCATAATGACAGTTCCTTGGCGTAAGGAATCACGCTGGTGTGCGCCGTGGGCGGCTGGCCGGACGGCGCGCCTGATGGTGTCCTCCGGGTAGGAGGTGAGGCGCGCCGTCCATGTTCGGGTGTTCCGGGGGAGAGGGCGACGGCGAGCAGGCGTTGAGGTACCGCACCGCCAGCCTGGTGCGTCAGCGGCCGCGCTGCTGCGATGGTCGACCGTGATCGTCAGCGCCAGCCGGCACGCGCTGGGTCCGGTCGGGTCCAGACGCCAGCACAGCTGCTGCCCTGCCCGGGTGCATTCGAGCAGGCGCGGTGGATCGACCCGGATCACCTGTCCGGACTGGGCCGGGAAGAGGTGGTTGTCCTGACATGGTTCCCCCTCATCCGTGACCGCGACGAGTCGATCAGACGGGCCTGGCGCACAGGCAGAAGGGCTTGCCGACCGGGTCCAGGAAGACGTCAAACGTCCTACCGTTGCGCGGGACCCGCGTGGAGCCCGGTGCCTGGGCCGCCTCCTCTGCCGTTCTCAGGTCGCCGTGAAACCTCGCCGTCGGGCTGCCAGTTCAGGCGGCAGGAGGTCGTACACGGTCATGGTGAGCATCTCACCATTTCCGGCATGCCGTAGTGCGAGTGCTCTGGGATACGCCAGCGCCCGCAGCGACATCCTGCGGGCGCTGTTGCGGACGTACGGCGACTCGATACCACAGGGGCCAGCGATCGGCGACGCGGGAAGTTCCCCTACAGCCCGGCGCGGGCGAAGCGGCGTACCGACAGCGGCACGAAGATCACCAACAGCAGGGCGAGCCACAGCAGGGTCGAGGTCACCGGATGCGCCAGCGGCCAGGCGGAGTCCGGCCCGGGGATGCCGGGATTGCCGAACAACGTCCGGCACGCCGCGACCGTCGAGCTGATCGGGTTCCACTCGCAGACCGCCCGTAGCCAGGCCGGCATCCCGCCGGTGGGCACGAAGGCGTTGGACAGCATGCTGATGGGGAATGTCAGCGGCGCCAGGTTGTCCGCGGTCTGAGCCGACGGTGCCACCAGCCCGAGGAAGGTGCCGATCCACGACATCGTGTAGCGGAACAGCAGGAGCAGACCGATCCCGGCCAGGACCGATCCGACGCCGTGGTGGGCCCGCCAGCCGACGGCGAGCCCGCAGGCCAGCAGGACCGTCAGCCCGAACAGTCCGGTGAGCCCGTCCGCACCGGTCTGGCCGAGCGGCACGGCCGCCCGACGGGTCGGCATCGAGCGCAGGCGATCCATCACGCCACGCTCCTGGTCCGTCGCGACGGTCACCATCGCCGTGGACATGGCGGTCACGGTGGTCATCACGAACAGCCCGGGCATCAGGTACTCGCGGTAGTTCCCGCCGCCTGGTACGGCGATGGCACTGCCGAACACGAATCCGAACAGCACCACGAAGACGGCCGGCCCCATCAGCATGGCGGCCAGGGTTCCGGGCTGGTGACGCAGTTGGAGGAGCTTCCGTACGGTCAGGGTCCAGCCGTCGGCCAGGAGAGTCATGCCATCACCTTCGGGGTCTCGGCCGTCGACGCGGTCTGCTTGCCGGTCAGGGACAGGAAGACGTCGTCGAGGCTCGGCTCGCGGACCCCGACGTCGCGGATCCCGATGCCGGCCGCGTCGAGCTCGCGCACGACCCGCGGCAGCGGCGGCACCGCGCCCACGGCGGCGACCACGATGTGCGGCCCGTCCGCCTCCGGCGGCTGACCGGTAAGGTTCTCCAGCACCGCCATGGCGCCCGGCAGGTGGTCGGTTGACTCCACCACGACGTCGATGTGGCTGCCGATCCGGGACTTGAGCTGGGCCGGGCTGCCCTCGGCGATCAGGTGACCGTGGTCGATCACGGCGACGGCCGAGGCGAGCTGGTCCACCTCCTCCAGGTACTGGGTGGTGAGCAGCACGGTGGTGCCGTCGACCACCAGGTCGCGGACGGACTCCCAGACCCCGATCCGGCTCCGGGGGTCCAGCCCGGTGGTGGGCTCGTCGAGGAAGAGCACTTTGGGGGCGCGCAGCAGGCTGGCGATCAGGTGGATGCGGCGACTCATGCCGCCGGAGTAGGTGCCGACCAGCCGGTCGCCGGCGTCGGCGAGATCGAAGCGCTCCAGCAACTCATCGGCACGCCGCCGGGCGCCACGCACGCCCAGCCGCGAGAGCCGGCCGAAGATCCGCAGATTCTCCCGGCCCGTCAGCGCGTCGTCGAGTGCGGCGTCCTGGCCGGCCAGCCCGATCACCCTGCGAACGCTGTCCGGTTCGCGGGCCACGTCGAACCCGGCGACGACGGCCTGCCCGCCACTGGCTCTGGTGAGCGTGCTCAGGATCCGCACGGTGGTGCTCTTGCCCGCGCCGTTCGGGCCGAGCAGCCCGAAGACGACGTGCGGCGGCACCGCTAAGTCCAGGCCGGTCAGCGCGGCGACGTCGCCGAAGTCCTTCCGCAGGCCGGTGGTGTACACGATCGGATCATCCATGACCAACCCCTTAACTGGGTACGCCGTATGCGGTTTCACCGTAGCCAACTGGGTACGGCGTACGCAAGTCGCTGGTGGGCGCGTAGAATGGCTGGCGTGGCCGAGCTGGAACCGATCATCTGGATGCGACCGGAGAAGCCCGCCCGAGGCCCGGCGCCGACGTACAGCCGTGAGCGGATCGCCGCGGTCGCGATCGAGATCGCGGACTCCGAAGGCATCGACGCTGTCTCGATGCGACGCATCGCCAAGGAGCTCGGCACCGGCGCGATGACGCTCTACCGCTACCTGCCCGCCAAGGAAGACCTGTACGCGGTGATGATCGATCATGCGGTCGGCTTCGAGCCTCAGGAGCCGACCGGCGACGTCCGCGCCGACCTGGCGACCCTGGCTCGCCGCCACCGGCAGATCCTGTGTCGGCACCCCTGGCTCGCTCCACTCCTCGCCGGCCGGCCGATCATCGGCCCCAACGTCCTGCGCGGCACGGAGCGCGACCTCGCCCTGCTCGGCGGTTGCGGCCTGAGCATCGACGAGATGCTCGACGTGCTCAACCCGATTCGCCACTGGGTCAACGGTGCCGTGCAGGCCGAGTTGGCCGAGCGGGCCGCCGCGGACCAGTCCGGCGTCGATCGCCTCGCCTGGCAGCAGCGCATGGGCCCGTACCTGACGACCCTGCTCGCGACCGGCGAGTTCCCTCACCTGAGCCAGATGATCGAGGAGTCCGAGTTCGGTGACGCCGACGAGCGGTTCGAGAACGGGCTGGCGATCCTCCTGGCCGGAGTCGAGACCCGGCTTCCGGCGATCGCCGGGAGCACCAGGCCGCCATCTGCCGCGTAGGCGCACCGGCGCGGACGCCCCAGCCCCGGGGCGTCCGCGCGGCACTCCGCGGCGCTACCCGACGGCCGTGCACACCACCCCGTTGACCGTGAACGCCGACGGCACCTCGTTGCTCCCCGTCGAGGTGGCGCTGAAGCCAACGGTGGCCTAAAGCCCTTCAAGCGAGTGGCTCCGTGGCATCCGGCCACGGAGCCTCCACAAAAACCTGTAGGCGGACCACGGCGACTACTGCTAGTTTTCCGGAGGCCGTGCGAGAGAACGCCGAGGTGGTACCCGTGAACGCAGTATCGACATGGGTGCTCCCCTCCGGGGTCACGGTCGGGCGATAGGTCGTCCGGGAGCGCCGTTCAAGGGCACTCCCGAAAGGCACGACCATGCAATTCACTTCCGAACAGCGCCTCGACGACAGCGTCCTCGAACGCAAATTCACCCTCGGCGAGATCCCCGGCGTCCTGTGGACGCCTGGATCCGCATCCGCATCCGCACCGGCGCCGCTGATCCTGGTTGGCCACCCCGGCGGACTGCACATGATGTACCCCCGACTGGTGGCCCGGGCCCGGCACTCCGCGGCGGAGGGCTTCGCCGCGGCCACCATCGAACTCCCCGGGAGCGGTGACCGGCCCCGTTCCGCCGCCGCCGAGGAGGCCCGCGCCGACCTGCGCCGGGCGCTGGAGGCCGGCGAGCCGGTCGACGACGAGATCGTCGACCGGCTCGTCCTCCCGCTGGTCGAAAAGGCGGTCCCGGAATGGCGGGCCGCCCTGGACGCCCTCCTTTCGCTGCCCGAGATCGGCGGCCCGGTCGGGTACGCGGGAGGGGTGATCGCCATCGGTCTCCGGCTGGCGGTGGTCGAGCCGCGCATCTCGGCCGCCCTTCTGTTCGCCGGGAGTTTCGTGCCCCGCACCATGTTCGAGGAGGCCCGGCAGGTCACCATTCCGCTGCAGGTCCTGCTGCAGTGGGACGACGAAGGAAACGACCGGCAGCTGGCCCTGGACCTGTTCGACGCCTTCGGCTCCAAGGAGAAGACGCTGCACGCCAATATGGGCGGGCACACCGGCGTCCCGCAGTTCGAGGGGGACGACGGGAACCGGTTCTTCGCCCGGCACCTGAAGTGAGGCCGGGCCGTCAGGCCGGCAGCAGACGATAGGAGCTGTCGGCCAGGATGCCGCTCATCGAGGACAGGTCCCGGCCTCCTCGACGGTTATGGCCGGCAGATGCACAACCGCCCCGACCGCGGCGGCTAGCTAGTTCATGCAGCCGCTGTCAACCCGCTGGGCGGCCGTAGCTGGCGCGGCCTTCGGCAACCTGGCGTGCTTGCCGTTCGCGCCACCGCTTCTGCGCATCGCTGTTGCAGTGCCGGCAGACCTTGCGATAGCGGCCGGTGCGGGGATCGATCTCGCGGTCGTGTCCATTGCGGCACTGAGGTTGCTGTTTCCGGCTGCGGCAGTTCTCGGCATGACTGACCTGACGCAGGTGGGTGGGCTCAATACAGTCCGGCGCACCGCAGACGTGGTGAACGTCCAACTCAGGGTTGTAGTCGCCAACGAAGACAACAAACGCGGCGATGTGGGCCCACGCCCGACCCGC
Proteins encoded:
- a CDS encoding DUF1992 domain-containing protein gives rise to the protein MTTGWEATVEAQIRSAQERGEFDGLPGAGKPIPGRDLPYDESWWIKSFLEREALPTDLLLPTPLQLRRRIEQLPDEVRDLPTEESVRTFVAELNAQIVAWLRTPTGPRVVVRPVNADDTVRRWRADRERTAAERVAAAAVEPATAPPKARRRWRLPWRRGR
- a CDS encoding maleylpyruvate isomerase N-terminal domain-containing protein, translated to MSGADVRAAVDEMARVLGPVTDRDWAVPAGGLEWSCWTTAAHVAHDLLAYAGQVTGRPAARYLPFDLRVRDDARPAEVLAVVAACAGLLSAAVDTADPQVRAWHWGPCDPGGFAAMGVAETLLHTYDITRGLGLSWQPPARLSAGVLRRLFPGDPAGNAPEVLLWMTGRAELGDRPRRTSWSWRAAIQ
- a CDS encoding ATP-binding cassette domain-containing protein, which codes for MDDPIVYTTGLRKDFGDVAALTGLDLAVPPHVVFGLLGPNGAGKSTTVRILSTLTRASGGQAVVAGFDVAREPDSVRRVIGLAGQDAALDDALTGRENLRIFGRLSRLGVRGARRRADELLERFDLADAGDRLVGTYSGGMSRRIHLIASLLRAPKVLFLDEPTTGLDPRSRIGVWESVRDLVVDGTTVLLTTQYLEEVDQLASAVAVIDHGHLIAEGSPAQLKSRIGSHIDVVVESTDHLPGAMAVLENLTGQPPEADGPHIVVAAVGAVPPLPRVVRELDAAGIGIRDVGVREPSLDDVFLSLTGKQTASTAETPKVMA
- a CDS encoding TetR/AcrR family transcriptional regulator, yielding MAELEPIIWMRPEKPARGPAPTYSRERIAAVAIEIADSEGIDAVSMRRIAKELGTGAMTLYRYLPAKEDLYAVMIDHAVGFEPQEPTGDVRADLATLARRHRQILCRHPWLAPLLAGRPIIGPNVLRGTERDLALLGGCGLSIDEMLDVLNPIRHWVNGAVQAELAERAAADQSGVDRLAWQQRMGPYLTTLLATGEFPHLSQMIEESEFGDADERFENGLAILLAGVETRLPAIAGSTRPPSAA
- a CDS encoding alpha/beta hydrolase, encoding MQFTSEQRLDDSVLERKFTLGEIPGVLWTPGSASASAPAPLILVGHPGGLHMMYPRLVARARHSAAEGFAAATIELPGSGDRPRSAAAEEARADLRRALEAGEPVDDEIVDRLVLPLVEKAVPEWRAALDALLSLPEIGGPVGYAGGVIAIGLRLAVVEPRISAALLFAGSFVPRTMFEEARQVTIPLQVLLQWDDEGNDRQLALDLFDAFGSKEKTLHANMGGHTGVPQFEGDDGNRFFARHLK
- a CDS encoding ABC transporter permease, which codes for MTLLADGWTLTVRKLLQLRHQPGTLAAMLMGPAVFVVLFGFVFGSAIAVPGGGNYREYLMPGLFVMTTVTAMSTAMVTVATDQERGVMDRLRSMPTRRAAVPLGQTGADGLTGLFGLTVLLACGLAVGWRAHHGVGSVLAGIGLLLLFRYTMSWIGTFLGLVAPSAQTADNLAPLTFPISMLSNAFVPTGGMPAWLRAVCEWNPISSTVAACRTLFGNPGIPGPDSAWPLAHPVTSTLLWLALLLVIFVPLSVRRFARAGL
- a CDS encoding YkvA family protein, which translates into the protein MRDWLIGLGVALACLIASWALLVLLARRLPPGILRDLAAFIPDCLTTVRRLRKDPRVPRRAKIAIVFAGLWLASPIDLIPEFLPVIGPLDDIVVVALALRYAGRQVPREVLLAAWPGEPRLLNRLLGPTNPEPADR
- a CDS encoding HNH endonuclease, producing the protein MLSQITGLSRHFTAETLQTYLLDRSVRTEDGCLVVHGYGNQRGVHQKVAGRAWAHIAAFVVFVGDYNPELDVHHVCGAPDCIEPTHLRQVSHAENCRSRKQQPQCRNGHDREIDPRTGRYRKVCRHCNSDAQKRWRERQARQVAEGRASYGRPAG